In the Nitrospirota bacterium genome, one interval contains:
- the gcvH gene encoding glycine cleavage system protein GcvH translates to MNPDDIKYHREHAWVRTEGKSATIGITDFAQEQLGDIVYVDLPEADTEVDADSELSEIESTKATSPVVSPVSGTVTQVNEDLADSPEIINEDPYGNGWLVVIEMSDPSELNDLMTKSEYEKFLKEEEGK, encoded by the coding sequence ATGAATCCCGATGACATAAAATATCACAGAGAGCATGCGTGGGTGCGCACGGAAGGAAAATCCGCTACGATAGGAATCACTGATTTTGCCCAGGAGCAGCTCGGCGATATCGTGTATGTCGATCTCCCGGAAGCCGATACTGAAGTTGACGCTGACTCGGAGCTCTCTGAGATTGAGTCGACGAAGGCCACTTCTCCCGTTGTCTCGCCGGTCTCGGGAACCGTAACTCAAGTAAACGAGGACCTCGCTGATTCACCGGAAATCATCAATGAAGATCCCTACGGCAATGGATGGCTTGTCGTTATCGAGATGAGTGACCCTTCAGAGCTGAACGATCTCATGACGAAGTCGGAATACGAGAAATTTCTCAAAGAGGAAGAAGGCAAGTAG
- the crcB gene encoding fluoride efflux transporter CrcB, whose translation MLNILIIGIGGFIGAVVRYLVAVWIGERWGRSFPLGTFIINVSGSFIIGLLMTLMTERIIENPQWRLFLVVGFLGAYTTFSTFEYETGTLLKDGEWLYASLNVVLSVFVGFIALKLGEVLAKST comes from the coding sequence ATGCTAAACATTCTCATCATAGGGATCGGCGGGTTCATCGGCGCCGTCGTTCGGTATCTTGTCGCGGTCTGGATCGGCGAACGGTGGGGGAGGAGCTTTCCGCTCGGGACGTTCATTATTAATGTAAGCGGAAGTTTTATCATCGGCCTCCTCATGACCCTCATGACCGAGCGGATCATTGAAAACCCGCAATGGCGGCTGTTCCTTGTTGTCGGATTCCTCGGCGCCTACACGACATTCTCCACCTTCGAATATGAAACCGGAACCCTGCTCAAGGATGGTGAGTGGCTTTACGCGAGCCTGAACGTAGTCTTGAGTGTTTTTGTCGGCTTTATCGCGTTGAAGCTCGGCGAGGTCTTGGCAAAAAGCACATGA
- a CDS encoding NifU family protein yields MKEKVEEALKQVRPALQRDGGDIELVSVDEKGTVKVRLKGACGACPMSTMTLKNGVEKYLKQHIPEVKEVVQVA; encoded by the coding sequence ATGAAGGAAAAAGTTGAAGAGGCACTGAAACAGGTTAGGCCGGCGCTGCAACGGGACGGAGGAGACATCGAACTCGTGAGCGTCGATGAGAAGGGCACGGTCAAGGTCAGGCTGAAGGGCGCCTGCGGAGCATGTCCGATGTCGACGATGACTCTCAAAAACGGTGTCGAGAAATACCTTAAGCAGCACATACCGGAGGTCAAGGAAGTGGTCCAGGTGGCATAG
- the surE gene encoding 5'/3'-nucleotidase SurE: protein MILVTNDDGVYSPGIQVLAKRLRELDSVVIVAPDRERSAAGHSMTLHRPLLIEEIRDSLYCVNGTPTDCVNIAVKGLLKEAPKLVVSGINKGPNLGDDVTYSGTVAGAMEGILLGIPSVAVSLNGREDFRFAEAAEVALSTARQVLKQGLPAGTLLNINVPNLPMEEIRGTRITRLGKRIYHQMTVERLDPRGKKYYWIGGGEPDWEREEGTDFDAVDRRMVSITPLHLDLTHYPSFDLIRNLESLDYARIVRREPE, encoded by the coding sequence ATGATCCTCGTAACCAATGACGATGGTGTCTATTCGCCGGGAATCCAGGTGCTGGCCAAGCGGCTGCGCGAACTGGACTCCGTCGTCATTGTCGCGCCTGATCGAGAACGGAGCGCTGCCGGCCATTCGATGACCCTGCACCGCCCGCTCCTGATCGAAGAGATCAGGGATTCCCTGTACTGCGTAAACGGCACGCCCACGGACTGCGTCAACATCGCGGTCAAGGGGCTGCTGAAGGAGGCGCCGAAGCTGGTTGTTTCCGGGATCAACAAAGGGCCCAACCTGGGAGATGATGTGACCTATTCGGGCACCGTGGCCGGCGCTATGGAAGGGATCCTGCTGGGGATTCCCTCCGTGGCCGTTTCTCTTAATGGGCGCGAGGATTTCCGTTTTGCCGAGGCAGCGGAGGTCGCGCTCAGCACAGCCCGTCAGGTACTGAAACAGGGGCTCCCGGCAGGGACTCTCTTGAATATCAACGTCCCGAACCTTCCGATGGAAGAAATCCGGGGGACGCGCATCACCCGTCTGGGCAAGCGCATCTATCACCAGATGACGGTCGAGCGTCTCGACCCACGGGGAAAGAAATATTACTGGATCGGCGGCGGAGAGCCGGACTGGGAGCGCGAGGAGGGGACGGACTTCGATGCCGTGGACCGCAGGATGGTGTCAATAACACCGCTCCACCTCGATCTTACGCATTATCCGTCGTTCGATCTGATCCGGAACCTGGAGTCCCTGGATTACGCGCGTATTGTGCGCAGGGAGCCTGAGTGA
- a CDS encoding RnfABCDGE type electron transport complex subunit G, which yields MKDMLKITLSLVAIFVVAGLIMGLTYRYTYPVRFEAEKKEKEEALKEMAPDAADPIKMAGNWSADNKPYEYFEATTSGKPVAYIASTAGKGYSSYIKMLVSLGTDLKIRDVKILGHEETPGLGDQVEDKSFLDQFKGKSLDQIKLVKGETKENIQAVSGATYSSRGVTKGVKEAAQLLIDKYGAGIKSAMQEVTK from the coding sequence ATGAAGGATATGCTGAAAATAACTCTGAGCCTTGTCGCCATCTTTGTGGTTGCAGGCTTGATCATGGGGCTTACCTACCGATATACCTACCCGGTGCGCTTCGAGGCTGAAAAGAAGGAAAAGGAAGAGGCACTGAAAGAGATGGCCCCCGATGCGGCTGACCCCATTAAGATGGCGGGGAACTGGTCCGCAGACAACAAGCCCTATGAATATTTTGAGGCGACCACCAGCGGCAAACCGGTGGCGTATATCGCAAGCACTGCAGGCAAGGGCTATTCTAGTTATATCAAGATGCTCGTATCTCTTGGGACTGATCTCAAGATCAGGGACGTTAAGATTCTCGGCCATGAAGAAACTCCCGGCCTGGGGGACCAGGTCGAGGACAAGAGTTTTCTTGACCAGTTCAAGGGGAAGTCCCTTGACCAGATCAAACTGGTAAAGGGAGAGACAAAGGAAAACATCCAGGCCGTATCCGGCGCCACCTATTCGAGCCGCGGAGTGACGAAAGGCGTTAAGGAAGCCGCGCAGCTGCTCATCGATAAGTACGGCGCGGGCATCAAGTCGGCGATGCAAGAGGTGACGAAATGA
- the lpdA gene encoding dihydrolipoyl dehydrogenase — MTMRLTILGAGPGGYVAAVRAAQLGARVTVIEDTEVGGTCLNRGCIPTKTIIASAAIFDHVRHAADFGIEVAGPVVFSPGRVRERKDKVVATQVRGVRGLLKGWGVEVIEGRASLLNPRSVRALRKDGTTTDLPTDRVIIATGSRPARIPGFPFDGKTVITSDEAVQLNHVPKSLLIVGAGVIGCEFAFIYRTFGAEVTVVEMMPRALTTEDKEISALIEREMKKAKIRLITGVNVQQVTQGGNGMLETRLSDGQELKPEQVLVSIGRSLNSEGIGLEETGVGIGKRGEILVNEKMETNIPGIYAIGDVTGRFMLAHVASHQGLVAADNALGGNSTMDYSVVPAGIFTMPEIGSVGIREQEAVAQGIEHRVGRFQFRALGKSHAIGEIAGMVKVLSRADTDRVIGVHICGAHATDLVHEGALAIKMGATAKDLGSMIHAHPTLAEAVMEAAEDIHGTSIHAPKHQH; from the coding sequence ATGACGATGCGACTGACAATCCTGGGTGCCGGCCCGGGAGGCTACGTAGCGGCGGTGCGGGCGGCCCAACTGGGCGCCCGCGTGACCGTCATAGAAGATACGGAGGTCGGCGGCACCTGCCTCAACAGGGGATGCATCCCCACGAAAACCATCATTGCATCAGCTGCGATCTTTGACCATGTCAGACACGCGGCGGATTTCGGCATCGAGGTAGCCGGTCCAGTCGTTTTCAGCCCGGGGCGGGTCCGCGAACGGAAGGACAAGGTCGTCGCCACTCAGGTGAGGGGGGTTAGAGGTCTGCTGAAGGGCTGGGGCGTGGAAGTCATTGAGGGCCGTGCTTCGCTCTTGAACCCCCGGAGCGTCCGCGCTCTGAGAAAAGACGGCACGACCACCGATCTCCCTACCGACAGGGTTATTATTGCGACGGGCTCGAGGCCGGCCCGGATCCCGGGATTTCCCTTTGACGGCAAGACCGTCATCACAAGCGATGAGGCGGTCCAGCTCAATCATGTACCCAAAAGCCTGCTCATCGTCGGCGCCGGCGTGATCGGCTGCGAGTTTGCCTTCATCTACCGGACCTTCGGCGCCGAGGTGACGGTCGTGGAGATGATGCCCCGCGCGCTTACCACGGAGGACAAGGAGATATCGGCGCTGATCGAGCGTGAAATGAAAAAGGCAAAAATACGGCTGATAACGGGTGTGAACGTACAGCAGGTGACCCAGGGCGGCAACGGCATGCTGGAGACGCGGTTATCTGATGGGCAGGAGCTGAAGCCTGAGCAGGTGCTTGTGTCCATCGGACGTTCCCTCAATTCTGAGGGTATCGGACTTGAGGAAACAGGTGTGGGCATTGGCAAGCGCGGCGAGATCCTTGTCAATGAAAAGATGGAAACGAACATTCCGGGCATTTATGCCATCGGCGACGTGACCGGCAGGTTCATGCTGGCGCATGTGGCCTCCCATCAGGGGCTGGTCGCGGCGGACAATGCGTTGGGAGGCAATTCGACGATGGACTATTCCGTGGTGCCCGCGGGCATCTTCACGATGCCGGAGATCGGCAGCGTCGGCATTCGTGAACAGGAGGCCGTTGCCCAGGGAATCGAGCATCGTGTGGGAAGGTTCCAGTTCCGGGCGCTGGGCAAGAGCCACGCGATCGGCGAGATAGCCGGCATGGTGAAAGTCCTCTCTCGGGCCGACACCGACAGGGTTATCGGTGTGCATATCTGCGGCGCTCATGCGACAGATCTGGTCCACGAAGGTGCACTGGCGATCAAGATGGGAGCCACGGCAAAGGACCTGGGCTCCATGATCCACGCCCACCCCACGCTTGCTGAAGCGGTCATGGAGGCCGCCGAGGATATCCATGGCACATCCATCCATGCGCCCAAACACCAACACTGA
- a CDS encoding Fe-S cluster domain-containing protein has protein sequence MYEQLISILIQTLTHALNIVANKLVPLAEAGGSAAAGTVPASTVYVTLIVLAGLGVVFGVALAIVAARFVVKVDPKVEQVRETLPGANCGACGFAGCMGYAEAVVGNPDVAVHMCAPGKAAVAEKIAVITGKKAEKVEPKIARVFCQGGTSLSQRKFIYTGVKDCTAAVLAAGGDKSCEYGCLGYGTCMRACPFGAITMSGDNLPIINPDKCTACGKCVAACPKQVIELAQMSKAVVISCHSRDKGIDVKKKCQVGCIACGICVRTCPVDAIKLENNLARIDHGKCIVCGLCVKKCPTSAIYDYIPVRSKAFIDPAKCVGIDVCEKVCPVNAISGAVREVHRVDQSKCIGCGMCAPRCPKKAIDMVQASSGAGRQKHVKAQESVRA, from the coding sequence ATGTATGAACAACTCATTTCTATCCTGATCCAGACGCTCACTCATGCGCTGAACATCGTTGCGAACAAGCTGGTGCCTCTTGCGGAAGCCGGCGGTTCGGCAGCTGCGGGAACGGTCCCCGCGTCTACCGTTTATGTTACCCTGATCGTGCTTGCAGGGCTCGGCGTAGTCTTCGGCGTTGCTCTTGCCATCGTAGCTGCCCGGTTCGTGGTCAAGGTCGATCCGAAGGTGGAACAGGTTCGTGAGACCCTGCCCGGTGCGAACTGCGGCGCCTGCGGTTTCGCGGGCTGCATGGGCTATGCCGAGGCGGTCGTCGGCAATCCGGACGTGGCTGTTCACATGTGCGCGCCAGGGAAAGCTGCTGTTGCCGAGAAGATAGCCGTGATCACCGGCAAGAAGGCTGAGAAGGTGGAGCCCAAGATCGCGCGGGTGTTCTGCCAGGGAGGCACCTCCCTCAGCCAGCGAAAGTTCATCTATACTGGCGTGAAGGATTGCACCGCTGCCGTTCTTGCGGCGGGAGGCGACAAATCCTGTGAATACGGGTGTCTCGGTTACGGAACCTGCATGCGCGCCTGTCCTTTTGGCGCCATTACGATGAGCGGGGATAATCTGCCGATTATCAATCCGGACAAGTGCACGGCCTGCGGCAAGTGCGTAGCCGCCTGTCCCAAGCAGGTGATCGAACTGGCCCAGATGTCCAAGGCCGTGGTGATCAGTTGCCACAGCAGGGACAAAGGTATCGATGTCAAGAAGAAGTGCCAGGTGGGATGCATTGCCTGCGGTATCTGCGTCAGGACCTGCCCCGTGGACGCCATCAAGCTCGAGAACAACCTCGCGCGGATCGATCACGGCAAGTGCATCGTCTGCGGTCTCTGCGTCAAGAAGTGTCCCACGAGTGCCATCTATGATTACATCCCGGTCCGGTCGAAGGCCTTTATCGATCCGGCGAAATGCGTCGGTATCGACGTCTGCGAAAAGGTCTGTCCGGTGAACGCGATCTCCGGCGCCGTACGGGAAGTCCACCGGGTCGATCAGTCCAAGTGCATCGGGTGCGGCATGTGCGCTCCGCGATGTCCGAAAAAAGCGATCGACATGGTGCAGGCTTCTTCGGGTGCCGGGCGACAGAAGCACGTTAAGGCTCAGGAGTCGGTTCGTGCGTGA
- the rsxC gene encoding electron transport complex subunit RsxC, which translates to MEATTEKARSTFSGGVHPADNKSLTAHKPTVTAAIPKRATIPLSQHIGAPTKPLVVIGQEVKKGEKIAETTGFVSAPVHASISGKVVAIGNFPHILGSEMPSIVIESDGKDEWVAGLKETSDYDKLSPDELKKMVQDAGIVGMGGATFPTHVKLSPPKEKPIDVVILNGAECEPFLTSDHRLMLEKPKEVIEGLKILMRILGVGKGYIGIEANKPDAIDTMTRSAVGSPEIKVWPVRVKYPQGAEKMLIKAIAGRTVPAGGLPMDVGVVVQNVGTAAAIYDAVRSGRPLIERYVTVTGRGVKEPKNFLARIGTPFSQLIEEAGGLTENAAKVISGGPMMGMSQYTLDVSVIKGTSGITVLPRSEVGTGSYGPCIRCGRCIDACPMKLQPSYIGLYIEKGHYQDAKDYNLMDCFECGSCTFVCPANRPMVQWVKKAKKELAKKKN; encoded by the coding sequence ATGGAAGCCACGACTGAAAAAGCACGCAGCACGTTCAGCGGAGGTGTGCATCCTGCTGATAACAAAAGCCTCACAGCGCACAAGCCTACTGTCACCGCAGCGATCCCCAAGCGAGCAACCATCCCCTTGAGCCAGCATATCGGCGCTCCCACCAAGCCCCTCGTCGTCATCGGACAGGAAGTCAAAAAAGGCGAGAAGATCGCCGAGACGACCGGGTTCGTGTCCGCTCCGGTTCACGCGTCGATCTCAGGCAAGGTCGTGGCAATCGGCAATTTCCCGCATATCCTCGGCTCCGAAATGCCCTCGATCGTGATCGAGAGCGACGGGAAGGACGAATGGGTCGCAGGGCTCAAGGAAACTTCGGACTACGACAAGCTGAGCCCCGATGAGCTCAAGAAGATGGTCCAGGACGCCGGCATCGTGGGCATGGGCGGGGCCACCTTCCCGACACACGTCAAACTGTCTCCACCGAAAGAGAAGCCCATCGACGTGGTGATCCTGAACGGCGCCGAGTGCGAGCCCTTCCTGACCTCCGACCACCGTCTCATGCTGGAAAAGCCGAAAGAGGTCATCGAAGGCCTCAAGATCCTCATGAGGATACTGGGCGTCGGCAAAGGCTACATCGGGATCGAAGCCAATAAGCCTGACGCGATCGATACCATGACCAGGTCCGCTGTGGGTTCGCCCGAGATCAAGGTCTGGCCGGTCAGGGTGAAATACCCGCAGGGTGCGGAAAAGATGCTTATCAAGGCCATCGCCGGGCGGACCGTTCCGGCCGGCGGCCTCCCCATGGATGTCGGCGTAGTGGTTCAGAACGTGGGCACGGCCGCCGCGATCTATGATGCAGTCCGTTCCGGCAGGCCTCTCATCGAACGCTACGTGACCGTGACCGGCAGGGGTGTGAAAGAGCCCAAGAACTTCCTCGCCCGCATCGGCACGCCATTTTCGCAGCTCATCGAGGAAGCGGGGGGATTGACGGAAAATGCGGCAAAGGTGATTTCCGGCGGCCCCATGATGGGCATGAGTCAGTATACGCTTGATGTGTCTGTCATCAAAGGGACCTCCGGGATCACGGTGCTGCCCAGGAGCGAGGTGGGCACGGGCTCCTACGGCCCCTGCATCCGCTGCGGCAGGTGCATTGACGCCTGCCCCATGAAACTCCAGCCTTCCTACATAGGACTGTATATCGAGAAGGGACACTATCAGGATGCCAAGGACTACAACCTGATGGACTGCTTCGAGTGCGGGTCCTGCACATTCGTCTGTCCCGCCAACCGCCCGATGGTCCAGTGGGTAAAGAAAGCAAAGAAAGAGCTGGCGAAGAAAAAGAATTAG
- a CDS encoding RnfABCDGE type electron transport complex subunit D: protein MEAPAQVQAKEPPKEQPKLIVSIGPHMHDTESTAKIMWTVSGALLPATLMSVYYFGMPALMVILVCLATSLAAEAGMQWLLKKPITLSDGSAFLTGLLLALNLPSNAPLYIPFVGSIVAIMIAKHLFGGLGYNIFNPALVGRAFVLVSFAKIMTTYVAPAAQFMAVDAKTTATPLVLLKEEGMSKLLEVFHTKAALYQDLFVGYRAGSLGETSVIALLLGGAFLLMKRYITWHIPIPFIATVGVLTWIFGGKEGLMTGDPLLHMMSGGLILGAFFMATDYVTGPSVRGAQVVFGICAGALTALIRLKGGYPEGVMFAILLMNCFAPLLDRGMRSPVFGKAEAKGVKK, encoded by the coding sequence ATGGAAGCACCAGCACAGGTACAAGCGAAAGAGCCGCCGAAGGAACAACCCAAGCTTATCGTCTCGATCGGGCCGCATATGCACGACACCGAGAGCACGGCAAAGATCATGTGGACGGTGAGCGGCGCGCTCCTTCCGGCAACCCTCATGTCGGTCTACTATTTCGGCATGCCGGCGCTCATGGTCATTCTCGTCTGTCTTGCGACTTCTCTTGCTGCAGAGGCCGGGATGCAGTGGCTGCTGAAGAAGCCTATCACGCTGTCCGACGGGAGCGCGTTCCTGACCGGCCTGCTCCTTGCCCTGAACCTGCCGTCCAATGCGCCGCTCTACATCCCCTTTGTCGGGTCCATTGTGGCGATCATGATCGCCAAGCACCTCTTCGGCGGCCTCGGCTACAACATCTTCAATCCGGCGCTCGTCGGACGCGCCTTTGTCCTGGTCAGCTTCGCGAAGATCATGACGACCTATGTTGCGCCGGCGGCCCAGTTCATGGCTGTGGATGCCAAGACCACGGCCACGCCGCTGGTCCTCCTGAAAGAGGAGGGAATGTCGAAGCTCCTCGAGGTCTTTCATACGAAAGCGGCCCTGTATCAGGACCTCTTCGTGGGATACCGGGCCGGGTCTCTCGGCGAGACGTCGGTCATTGCGCTGCTGCTCGGCGGAGCCTTTCTCCTGATGAAGCGCTACATCACCTGGCATATCCCCATCCCCTTCATCGCCACCGTCGGCGTCCTCACCTGGATATTCGGCGGCAAGGAAGGTCTCATGACCGGTGACCCTCTCCTCCATATGATGTCTGGAGGGCTCATTCTCGGAGCATTTTTCATGGCGACTGACTATGTCACGGGCCCCTCGGTGCGCGGAGCGCAGGTGGTCTTCGGCATCTGCGCCGGAGCGTTGACCGCGCTCATACGCCTCAAAGGCGGATACCCCGAAGGCGTGATGTTCGCCATCCTCCTGATGAACTGCTTTGCGCCGCTTCTTGACCGCGGGATGAGGAGCCCGGTCTTCGGCAAGGCCGAGGCCAAGGGGGTGAAAAAATGA
- a CDS encoding DUF190 domain-containing protein — translation MIKSGPAKKLTIFVEEADKTHGKPVYEALLDVFYKKKISGASVFRGVEGYGSDRVFHTAKILELSTSLPVKIEVVDSEEMINEVLKDISAIVENGLIEVSDTHVIKCCSRQE, via the coding sequence ATGATCAAGAGCGGCCCTGCGAAGAAACTCACGATCTTCGTCGAAGAAGCGGACAAGACCCACGGCAAGCCTGTGTACGAAGCGCTTCTGGACGTCTTCTATAAAAAGAAGATTTCCGGAGCGAGCGTGTTCCGGGGGGTCGAAGGATATGGCAGCGACAGGGTGTTTCACACCGCCAAGATCCTCGAGCTTTCCACCTCTCTCCCGGTCAAGATCGAGGTCGTGGATTCGGAAGAGATGATCAACGAAGTCCTGAAGGACATCTCCGCCATCGTTGAAAACGGGCTTATCGAGGTGAGCGACACGCACGTCATCAAGTGTTGCAGCCGGCAGGAGTAA
- a CDS encoding protein-L-isoaspartate(D-aspartate) O-methyltransferase has protein sequence MNAEKERMRMVEEQIVARGVRDERVLAAMRKVPRHVFLPEAMRGMAYADNALPIGENQTMSQPYMVAIMSELLGLKGTERVLEIGTGSGYQAAVLAELCAKVYTVERVKILAEKARSTLDRLGYQSVAIKVYDGTYGWKDAAPFDAIMVTAGAPDVPSPLVEQLKVGGGMVIPVGDRFGQRLMKVVRTSEGPVTESSIPCVFVPLIGNHAWKE, from the coding sequence ATCAACGCTGAAAAAGAACGCATGCGGATGGTTGAGGAGCAGATCGTCGCACGCGGAGTCAGGGATGAACGGGTCCTCGCAGCCATGCGCAAGGTTCCCCGCCATGTGTTCCTGCCCGAGGCCATGCGGGGAATGGCCTACGCCGATAACGCGCTTCCCATCGGAGAAAACCAGACCATGTCCCAGCCGTACATGGTTGCGATCATGAGCGAGCTTCTCGGCCTCAAGGGCACGGAACGCGTGCTCGAGATAGGGACCGGCTCCGGCTATCAGGCGGCCGTGCTTGCAGAGCTGTGCGCGAAGGTATACACCGTCGAGCGAGTCAAGATCCTGGCCGAGAAGGCCCGGTCCACGCTTGACCGGCTGGGTTATCAAAGCGTTGCGATCAAGGTCTATGACGGCACCTACGGCTGGAAAGATGCGGCCCCCTTCGACGCAATTATGGTCACTGCAGGCGCGCCTGATGTGCCGTCGCCACTGGTCGAACAATTGAAGGTGGGCGGCGGGATGGTGATCCCCGTCGGTGACCGGTTCGGCCAGCGGCTCATGAAGGTGGTCAGGACCTCAGAAGGCCCGGTGACCGAATCGAGCATTCCCTGCGTGTTCGTGCCGCTCATCGGCAACCATGCGTGGAAGGAGTAG
- a CDS encoding phosphatase PAP2 family protein, whose product MTLQSLDAQLLFLVNHGLTNPGFDILMPSLSLRGYLLILPFLLAMLLRAAYQKNNRGKTYLGTAIGALLVACCAVYIVGFVEDWMKDAVARVRPCRALEGVRLILPCPKSYSMPSGHAISSFAFAVPLFYLTREYIIPGGRLYPLVLASLIAFSRVYLGVHYPTDVLVGAVLGGAIGLALSVLYQVIVSEEMVKGEKH is encoded by the coding sequence ATGACACTCCAGTCCCTCGACGCGCAGCTCCTGTTCCTGGTCAATCATGGCCTGACAAACCCGGGATTCGACATCCTCATGCCTTCCCTCTCACTCCGGGGCTACCTTCTCATTCTCCCCTTTCTGCTCGCCATGCTCCTGCGGGCGGCATATCAGAAAAACAACCGGGGCAAAACCTATCTCGGCACGGCAATAGGAGCCCTTCTGGTCGCCTGCTGCGCAGTATATATAGTAGGGTTCGTGGAGGACTGGATGAAAGATGCTGTTGCACGGGTGCGGCCGTGCCGCGCCCTCGAAGGAGTCAGGCTCATCCTCCCCTGTCCGAAATCATACTCTATGCCGTCCGGCCACGCTATCAGTTCCTTCGCCTTCGCCGTTCCGCTTTTTTACCTGACGCGGGAGTATATCATTCCCGGTGGACGCTTGTATCCTCTTGTTCTCGCCTCGCTGATTGCGTTTTCGAGGGTCTATCTCGGCGTTCATTATCCTACGGATGTCCTGGTCGGGGCTGTTCTCGGAGGGGCCATCGGGCTGGCGTTGTCGGTTCTGTATCAGGTGATCGTTTCGGAAGAGATGGTGAAAGGGGAAAAGCATTAA
- a CDS encoding Rnf-Nqr domain containing protein — MWQHVLTIFIASALINNFVFSRYLGLCIFFGVTKKMETSIGMSFTFTTVMLISASLNWLIYNYVMVPYHLGFLKIVIFIGVIAAFVQAADTIMKKVAPALYYKLGIYLALIVTNCVILAVPLLNADENYSLFESMAMAVGSGLGFSLALIIMASIREKLELADVPRSFQGLPISFVLTGLIALAFLGFSGMITL; from the coding sequence ATGTGGCAGCATGTCCTGACCATATTCATCGCATCAGCGCTCATTAATAACTTCGTGTTTTCCCGCTATCTCGGCCTTTGCATCTTTTTCGGCGTGACGAAAAAGATGGAAACGTCCATCGGGATGAGTTTTACCTTTACGACGGTCATGCTTATTTCCGCATCCCTGAACTGGCTTATTTATAACTACGTCATGGTTCCCTATCATCTAGGGTTCTTAAAGATTGTTATTTTCATCGGCGTGATCGCCGCCTTTGTGCAGGCTGCGGACACGATTATGAAGAAGGTCGCTCCGGCGTTGTACTACAAGCTGGGCATCTACCTGGCGCTGATCGTGACAAACTGTGTCATCCTGGCGGTGCCGCTGCTGAACGCCGATGAAAATTACAGTCTGTTCGAGAGCATGGCCATGGCAGTGGGCTCCGGTCTGGGGTTCAGTCTGGCCCTCATCATCATGGCGAGCATTCGCGAGAAGCTGGAACTCGCCGATGTGCCTAGGTCATTCCAGGGGCTTCCCATTTCATTCGTCCTGACCGGACTGATAGCCCTGGCATTCCTGGGCTTTTCCGGCATGATCACGCTGTAA
- the rsxE gene encoding electron transport complex subunit RsxE, translating to MSNNVSYWALFKNGIFGENPVFRLALSLCPAVAVTSGVKNGFLMGVAVLFVMTMTNVTVSLLRNFISPKVRIPSYVFITATWVTVIDQVMAAYQRAVYKEMGLYIMLIVAFAIILSRAEMFASKNKLLPSFIDGVGMGLGFLLALVLLGVFREFLGKGSLWGAHILDSKPLLIMIMPTGGFFAMGLMMGWLNWIDRKFFGGSGASSGGH from the coding sequence ATGAGCAATAACGTCAGTTACTGGGCACTGTTCAAAAACGGCATCTTCGGCGAGAACCCGGTCTTCAGGCTCGCTCTCTCGCTCTGCCCGGCCGTGGCCGTGACGAGCGGCGTGAAAAACGGTTTCCTGATGGGCGTCGCGGTTCTCTTCGTGATGACCATGACGAACGTGACGGTTTCCCTGCTGCGGAACTTTATCAGCCCGAAAGTCCGGATTCCCTCCTACGTGTTCATCACCGCCACATGGGTTACCGTGATCGACCAGGTCATGGCGGCCTACCAGAGAGCGGTATACAAGGAAATGGGCCTCTATATCATGCTCATCGTCGCCTTTGCCATTATCCTTTCCCGCGCGGAGATGTTCGCGAGCAAGAACAAGCTTCTGCCTTCCTTCATTGACGGGGTAGGCATGGGACTGGGCTTTCTGCTTGCCTTGGTGCTGCTCGGCGTGTTCCGGGAATTCCTGGGCAAAGGGTCGCTCTGGGGCGCCCATATTTTGGATTCAAAACCACTGCTTATCATGATCATGCCGACAGGGGGGTTCTTCGCCATGGGTCTCATGATGGGCTGGCTTAACTGGATCGACCGGAAGTTCTTCGGCGGCTCGGGGGCAAGCAGCGGAGGACATTAG